The sequence below is a genomic window from Sebastes fasciatus isolate fSebFas1 chromosome 11, fSebFas1.pri, whole genome shotgun sequence.
caaataaaaataaaaacacccaaaaaaaataatcatcttTCATGTGTCTCTGACTGAAATTGGCCACGGTTAAAAGAATCCAGCTCTGACTGTTGGTAGGAGACAGATGTCCCAAACTCGAGTCAAAACTTGCACGAGGTCTGTTGTCAGGAGACTTTTAAAGCATTTGAATAAATAACCAACGCTGTCGTTTTTCTTGTCTCATCACACTGTAGATGTTCCCCACAAATCCTCCAGTCCCTGAGTAAAATCTAGCCACAGCACCCTTCTTCACCAGGGTGCACCCTGACTTTACGGCGTGGCTGTTCAGACTCTGCTGTTGTCTCGGTGTGTCCGGCTCTTTTTCCTGCTGTAAGCCACATTTTCGGCATCCTTATCTATACACATAATAATAAGAATCCTGAGTGTAAACTGGATCGTAACACTCGGCTTGTGTCCCCAGTTGCACTGCCGTACGCCTTAATGACTCAACACGTCTTTTGCCTTCTTGAGGCCACTTATAACAAGTATTTTCCGAGAagatgatggatgattgattTCCATCCTTATGCTCTTGATCTCCGCCGCAAGGTGCTGAAACACTTAACACTTAACAAtgcagccatgaggaggagagTAGCGTGGGAAGAAATTCAATCAAAGCTTTTCTGAGCCTTCATTGTGCAAACTTAAGTGTGAGATGTAAAGCACTTAGAGTAGTACGTTTTCCCGTTAGTGTGACTTGATATTTACTCCATTCAGCCGCCATGCACACCTCATTATGTCATCCTCCCCAGCGCAGTCTGCCTCCAGATTCATCTCTGGACTGCTGGCCCCTCTTTTTTCTCAGAAGTCTCTCAGCAGCCTACTAGGAATTTTCCACTTTCCTGCCGGAGACGGTAGCTGTGAAACATTTCTGGAACAGGAGCTCTGGGTCTGGCGGCTGGTTATCACAGTCCAGCTTCCTGCTCATGAAGTGTTTTCTGAATCCCTGCGGACCAGAGACGCAGGTCGCTCTCACATGACTGGAACCCTCGCTGGGATCTCCTGCTGAGAAGCACAGAGAAAGTCGTTTTAAGTTCAAACTCACAGTTTTCTGTGCATCAATCACAGAACAAAAAGGGTAATTTAAACCTGAGAATTGCAGCGATTTGATCTGAATCAAAGGCTTTCAGAAAGAGCACATCGGTATGAAACTAATTAGTGTTAGAGTGAAAGAGcctacacacccacacacacacacacacacacacacacactaacctgGCGCTCTGAGGGGTAGGCCGTTGTCAAGACGACTGGGTTTGGTGGCGATAAAGAGATAGCAGAGGACACATACGGTGATGAGGAAGGCAAGAAGGACCACCGCTGCAATGGATAGACCAACCAGAGCACCAAtactgagaggagaggagaggagaggagaggagaggagaggagaggagaggagaggagaggagaggagaggagaggagaggaagagagaggagacaatgagagaggagaagagaggagaggagacaaggaaagAGAAGGAGTAGAGAGgaatagaggaggagaggaggagaggagacaatgagagaggagaagaggagaggagaagagaagagaggaggaggagaggagacaaggagagaggagaagagaagacaaggagagaagatgagtaaagaggaggaggagaggagacaaggagagaggagaagaagagcgatgagaagaggagaggagacaaggagagatgaggaggagaggagaggagagaagaggaagagtgaggaggagagaggagaagagaagacaagtagagaggaggagtagagaggaggaggagaggggaggagaggagaggaagagtgaggaggagagaggaggagaggaagagagaggagacaaggagagaggagaacagaagacaaggagagagaatgagtagagaggaggagaggaggagataagGAGATAGgatgagaagagaggagaggaagtgtgaggaggagagaggagaagagaggacaaggagagaagagaggagaggagacaaggagagaggaggaggaaagaacaggaggagagaggacaggagacaaggagagaggaggagtagagaggaggaggagaggagacaaggagagaggagaagaagagaggagaggaagagcgaggaggagagaggaggagagaagacaaggagagaagagaggacaggagacaaGGATAGAGGAAGAGTAGAGAataggagaagagaggagaggaaaagtaGAAGAAAATAAGAGACATGAGGAGAGGGAAGTAAAAGGGGACAGGATGATGGATGGAAAAAGGAATACAAAAAGAGGAAATTTAAAATATGGAAAGATTAAATATTCAGTAAAGGATATGAGATTAGATGTTGCATTAAAGTAGAAATGTAGAAGTAAATATGTAATATGCATTGTTAtccacaaattaaataaatcaaaatatgtAGCTGTAACtgttataagataagataagataagataagataagataagataagataagataagataagataagcctTCATTGATCCTCAGAAGAGAAATCCAGatgttgcagcagcacaaggaccaaaataaataaacaaatgataaATAGGAATATTACGATAATGAGAATataaaaagtatatataaaaataaaaacagaaaatatacgAGAGAGCTGGGATGGATACAAATACAAAATCACTCCAGCAGCTGATGTAATTAACTTTTGAAAAGATATTTGTTGTTGCTGAATCACAAGAGAATCTATCTATACAAGAGAGCCACATTTCTGGATAGAAAACAATGTTATAACAACATACACAACCTATCTGTTGATTATGACAGGATATGACAACAACTTCTTTATAATATTTAGGAATCCCAAAATGACAAGATAAGTAAGACAGTGAAAAATAATTACTAACAATAGGGAGAATGAAATATTGCCCTCACCTCAGCCACCACATGTATCCATACTCGTAGGGGAAGAAACTGTTGGGATCATCGCAGCAGTACTTGACATCATTAAAGCCGCAGCAGTagacggcagcagcagcatttcCAGGTCTGGGGCACAAGAATCCGTCCACTAACACACCGTCAGCGCTGGAGTAGCTGCTGCATTCAGAGCTCATGCTGCAACAGGGGGatgaatgaagaagaagaaaaacacctGTTATCCAGAGTttaaagtgaagaagaagaagaagaagaagaagatcccTGCAGCCTGCAACAGTGTGAAGGTGATGTGTCTCTCCATCTGCTCTGGGCTCCACGGTAATTGGACACAcagaaggatggaggaggaaaCATTGAATCTGAAGAAAactggatctctctctctctctctctctctctctctctctctctctctctctctctctctctctctctctcatcactcGCAGACACACATATGGCCTTACTCTACTTACTTAATCTGCTTAAGTTTTTGGACAGTCTAAGCTTATTTTGTTGATAATAGTATTTGtcacttcatttttttttgtccacagaagaagaagaagaaaacaggcGCACATTTTCCCCCCTTTAATTTTAGCGTTGCCAATGGCAACGCATGTAAATTAATAGGGGCAACTTGCCATCCTTAATTTACAATAATGCAGTGATACAAGAGAGGGCATGTCTGCACCATCTCATCACTTATTATTCTCTGTTAGCCTCCTCAACTAAAGGGTTGTGCCCACATCAATGATGCGAGTGAATGATTCTCTCATAAACTCAATTTGAAATCTTCAGTTTTGATTGAATTtgaactagggttgtcaaacgattaaaatatttaattgtgattaatcgtatgattgtctatagttaatcccaatgaattgcaaatttttttatctgttcaaaattaaccttaaagggagatttgtcaagtatttaatactcttatcaacatgggagtggacaaatatgctgctttatgcaaatgtatgtatatatttattattggaaatccattaacaacactaaacaatgacaaatattgtccagaaaccctcacaggtactgcatttagcattaaaaaaaatatgctcaaatcataacaaactgcagcccagcagagaaacaacagctgtcagtgtgtcagtgtgctgacttgactatgacttgccccaaactgcatgtgattatcataaagtgggcatgtctgtaaaggggagactcgtgggtacccatagaacccatttacattcacatatcttgaggtcagaggtcaagggacccctttaaaggagagaggacccgctccctatgtagatataaacggctcattctaagctaacgaaaacacgattcttattttcaggtgattatacactaaagaaaatatacttattaatattatattccatttctgctagtagatcccttgaaatgttacacactgttccttaaagggacagcttttaaaaaaaaaaaaaaacgtgattaGGCAGTCCTGTTATAGTCCTGAGACAATAACAATGAGGCAATTGACTTTGTTTACATTAGGCCTATATACTATTCAATTTCCACAAGTTTGTCTACATATATTGTATCTAGTTCCTTGTGATGTAAAGTAAACTCTTTAGGTGCTCAGTGTGAGATTAGGAGCATTTCCATTgcctctgcacagctctcaacatagcgacggctgagccggcggctcgcagcAAACgatgctaacagtgtttacctgaggggggaCCGGAGGAGGGTGGGTGCCATGCTACCATGACAACGGCGTTgatcattctctgctcaggtaaacATTACTCCtaaatatctttacatagcaaatagctgttttgcggctatattaatatattatatattaaatatatattatattaatgctctggatatcgtatagagaacctatAAATTGTGAGTGAAGCAAAATCCATTTGTGAAGTCAAAGCCTTAGCCTAATGATGCATTGCGGTCATATCAGAGTTGCTGTAATTACCAGTTTCTGGTAATAGTATGCACGTCACGTTCGGTCCAACAGCTTTGAACGATCAGTCTTGGGACTTAATAATACAGTGCCTGAAAACCAAACATCGATTCCTCACGTCAGCCGTCATCCAAGgtaattaaatacatttgatGGGAATACTGCTATATTGCCAATTACTGTAACGGCTATTTTGAACCCTTACACAACCTGCTCTGCAATCACACAACCATCATTAGTTGTCAGATGACGTAAATATTCCCAAGTTGTAGCCCAAACATGGACATCTTTCCTATCTCTACCATCCATCCCATGTTACAGTAAAATACATGTGTTGGGCCTTTAAGGTAAACTACAAAATTGAAAGATGAAACTACTCTTAAAGTTTAGCccattatttagcctccgtcACAATatgttagcatgacatggttggtaccaatggattccttaggttttctagtttcaatgatatctgtgtcttcactctagccctaaaactgaacctaccagagcctctgaaagacagtaacgTCAGTCGGGctcgcgggtctcagagggttaataggCTACTGGTTTACGTAATAAATAGAAGGCGGGTATTTTTTCACATCACCTTCATTAATCCAAATGTAAACTGTAAACGAATCTGAAAACAAAAGCTGTCTGTTAGCATGGGAAATTTGTTTCTTTAAAGCTATTGAAAGAGCAGCCTTGGCCATGTGGCAATAACAGGTTGACTAGCTCTTACTGATTGACAATGACAATGAGACGGACAAAAAAGCTCAATTTGGTTGAAACATTGCCTTTTCTCTCTTATTCAACAATCCCACTGCAGACTCAGTATGACTCACAATGACCTTCACTCAGTTTCACTCTGAAAAAGCTCTAATGCAATGCAGACTTCATTTACAATTATATATCAGGTCACACAGTATTGTTAGGACATTTTTCTTCCATTAGAGTCTAAAGTGGAGATAAATAGTTAATATTGGAGAGAGAAACTCAAGACTACATTCAGACCTCATCAGTAGAGGTTGAGTCACCAAAATACAACTTGTTTTAGGATTTTTTCCAGAACTGCAGTCCATTTGCTTTGCTCCGATTCAGAGACTAATTTGACATAATTGTTGCATTTGTCCCTCGGTTTCGTTTGTGTTCAAAAGTTGTAAATAAATGCCATGCGCGAGCAGGCTGTTCTCTTACTGGTGATGTTCTGATGCATCTTATTAGAGAGTTCGCCCTGTCGGAGATGGACGTATACtgccacacactcacacaacaaTTGTTCTTCAGACGACGCATCAGGTAAACATGATTAGATTATCtttataatttgtttcggaTGGAAGGGTCGATTGCGTTCTGACTGCTAACAAACCGCTCCAGAGTTTGAGTGGAGGTGAGCCGAGACCTCCCTCTCTAGGCGATCTTGGCCCATCTGTTTTGCCCCTCATCCGAGTGCGATTGCTGCGCTCACATATGCCCAAACGAACCAATCCACGCACCAAGTTTTTAAACAATTGGTCCAAAGGAACTAGGTGTGAATACACCCTTGAAGGTTCTAAATACGATAtcaagagcattaatatagcggcaaacaactatttgctatgtaacgatatagaggagtaatgtctacctgagcagagaatgaagtcactctccctctatgTGTGTTTTAATATGAGGTTCTCagcgctttgttgacatagacGGACCGACTGTGCgggcttttagtgcatgtgagtgtgccccaaTAGCTAGCTCACAGCCACCGCTCTGcattgctctcatacggcggttacaactgataacagctgatgatgtcatcgcgaaagcgtagcacccacactctggttccccctcaggtaaacactgttatctctgtcagcacttttgccgTTGTTTGTATTGTCGTGCTGCGCTgtccgccatgttgagagccgttgagaggcaataggaATGTTCGAAATCTGATTCTCActgtgaaacatatttttgaaatGACATCAGTTACGTAGTGCAGTATTTATCTATCCACTGAACTGACGCAAAAAGGATggtgaaaaccttttttttccaatagGATGGAAAAAAGTATTGTGTACACTTCACAATACTGTTTCTCAAGGTCTAAAAAGGTCAATAGACACTCTGCCCCCGCATGAAAAGCTTTTACATTACCGTCCCGAGTCCTCCACTTCAGCTCTCTCTGGCAAAGTGAAGCGGCAGAAAAGGGAAACATCAGAGAaggttttctttcctttttgaaaaatggaaaaaaaaaactctgaagtGTATTTAATCCCAAAAACAATGACATCAGAGCAATACTAGGTTGAGGCACATTT
It includes:
- the LOC141776800 gene encoding protein shisa-like-2A isoform X2, producing the protein MRERERERERERERERERERERSSFLQIQCFLLHPSVCPITVEPRADGETHHLHTVAGCRDLLLLLLLLHFKLWITGVFLLLHSSPCCSMSSECSSYSSADGVLVDGFLCPRPGNAAAAVYCCGFNDVKYCCDDPNSFFPYEYGYMWWLSIGALVGLSIAAVVLLAFLITVCVLCYLFIATKPSRLDNGLPLRAPGDPSEGSSHVRATCVSGPQGFRKHFMSRKLDCDNQPPDPELLFQKCFTATVSGRKVENS
- the LOC141776800 gene encoding protein shisa-like-2A isoform X1, which gives rise to MRERERERERERERERERERERSSFLQIQCFLLHPSVCPITVEPRADGETHHLHTVAGCRDLLLLLLLLHFKLWITGVFLLLHSSPCCSMSSECSSYSSADGVLVDGFLCPRPGNAAAAVYCCGFNDVKYCCDDPNSFFPYEYGYMWWLSIGALVGLSIAAVVLLAFLITVCVLCYLFIATKPSRLDNGLPLRAPAGDPSEGSSHVRATCVSGPQGFRKHFMSRKLDCDNQPPDPELLFQKCFTATVSGRKVENS